In Euphorbia lathyris chromosome 10, ddEupLath1.1, whole genome shotgun sequence, a single genomic region encodes these proteins:
- the LOC136210031 gene encoding uncharacterized protein, translated as MEGVSKLPLPEAFLDFLQQNGLDPAIYTATDSVPRYIRLKPGSENDLEEIEAEMQCKLERVGWLPGFYAFPPQIQIANSNAYREGKIYGIDAASGAAVMALNILPGDHVLDLCAAPGAKLCMISDLLGDSGSVTGVDIARHRLAACRTMLQKYVLGNRCRLFVADGTSFSLVPVRECLHSKSYESACKEKDDTFREWTSRRLWKERKRAAKARELSARALTAESDCPEIIFYGQDSGVVGLTKSELYQIMCNNEVLSCGYDKVLVDAECTHDGSVKHIQKFEQWGWETLQQRVLNADRTDSLTTLQLKLLTNGFKLLRVGGLLVYSTCSLTVSQNEDVVEKFLKENPSAELQEIDGARDWPCKSGRIPKTLRFDPMTSQTSGLFVVRFTKSAT; from the exons ATGGAAGGAGTTTCGAAGTTACCATTGCCAGAAGCATTCCTCGACTTCCTTCAACAAAATGGGCTTGACCCTGCCATTTACACGGCCACCGATTCAGTCCCTCGCTACATAAG GTTGAAGCCTGGGAGTGAAAATGATCTTGAAGAGATTGAGGCAGAGATGCAGTGTAAGCTTGAGAGGGTGGGTTGGTTACCTGGTTTTTATGCTTTTCCACCACAAATTCAGATTGCTAACTCAAATGCTTATAGAGAAGGAAAG ATATATGGAATTGATGCAGCTTCGGGAGCTGCAGTAATGGCGTTGAATATCTTGCCTGGAGATCATGTCCTTGATCTTTGTGCTGCTCCAG GTGCTAAACTTTGCATGATATCAGACCTTCTCGGTGATTCAGGATCTGTAACAGGGGTTGATATTGCAAGACATCGCCTGGCAGCTTGTAGAACGATGCTACAGAAATATGTACTGGGTAATAGGTGCAGACTGTTTGTTGCTGATGGAACATCATTTTCGCTTGTGCCTGTGAGGGAATGCTTGCATTCTAAATCTT ATGAATCTGCATGTAAAGAAAAAGACGACACATTTAGGGAGTGGACTTCTAGGAGATTATGGAAAGAGAGGAAAAGAGCTGCTAAAGCAAGGGAACTTTCTGCTAGAGCATTGACAGCAGAAAGTGATTGTCctgaaataattttttatggTCAGGATTCTGGAGTAGTTGGGCTTACCAAAAGTGAATTATATCAGATTATGTGCAATAATGAGGTTTTAAGCTGTGGCTATGATAAG GTTCTCGTGGATGCAGAGTGTACACATGATGGATCAGTTAAACATATCCAAAAATTTGAGCAGTGGGGATGGGAAACTCTTCAGCAACGTGTTCTAAATGCTGACAGGACCGATAGTTTGACCACACTTCAG TTAAAACTTCTAACAAATGGTTTCAAGCTGCTAAGAGTTGGCGGTTTGCTTGTCTACAGCACTTGCAG TTTGACAGTTTCTCAGAATGAAGATGTGGTTGAGAAATTTCTCAAGGAAAATCCTTCTGCAG AGCTGCAGGAGATTGACGGTGCGAGAGATTGGCCATGTAAAAGTGGGAGGATACCGAAGACCTTGCGCTTTGATCCTATGACTTCACAAACCAGTGGACTCTTTGTTGTGAGGTTCACAAAGTCTGCAACTTAG